In the Methanobrevibacter boviskoreani JH1 genome, one interval contains:
- a CDS encoding CoB--CoM heterodisulfide reductase iron-sulfur subunit A family protein translates to MAEEKNNENEELRIGVYVCHCGVNIAAAVDCEAVAEYAGTLPNVVVAKDYKYMCSDPGQNLIQEDIKEQNLNRVVVAACSPRLHEPTFRRCVEEAGLNRYLFEFANLREHDSWVHMNEPEAATEKAKDLVRMAVAKVRLLEPLEPHMVDVNNNALVIGGGVTGIQTALDLGDMGFHTYLVERNPTISGRMGQLDKTFPTLDCSMCILAPKMVDCGKHENIELITYAEVTDVDGYIGNFTVTVNKKARYVDEETCTGCGQCTEVCPIEIPNYFDEGIGMTKAAYIPFPQAVPLCATIDKDYCIECGLCVSACERGSIDLDQQPEEIKLEVGTIIAATGYDPYDPSGKYEYGYGRYSNVITGLEIERMINASGPTTGHVIKPSDGETPKRVAFIHCVGSRDEQIGKPYCSRVCCMYSMKNAQLCIDHEPDTEVTCYYMDIRAFGKGFEEFYKTSQEKYGIEFLRGRPAQIIENDDLTLTIRAEDTLLGKVTEYTYDLVVLSVGLEPPAGSNELRQTLGISKSSDGFYMEAHPKLRPVDTLTDGVYIAGVAQGPKDIPDSVAQGSAAAARAAIPMSQGKVAIEPIIASSDENLCGACEVCVELCPFSAISIVGEEGAKHAEINAALCKGCGTCVGACPSGAMDQNHFKTDQIMAQIDAAFEDM, encoded by the coding sequence ATGGCAGAAGAAAAAAATAATGAAAACGAAGAATTAAGAATAGGAGTTTATGTCTGTCACTGTGGTGTTAACATTGCTGCAGCAGTAGACTGTGAAGCTGTTGCTGAATACGCAGGTACTTTACCTAACGTAGTTGTAGCAAAAGATTACAAATACATGTGTTCAGACCCGGGTCAAAATCTTATTCAAGAAGATATTAAAGAACAAAACCTTAACAGAGTAGTTGTAGCTGCATGTTCTCCAAGGCTTCACGAACCTACCTTCAGAAGATGTGTAGAAGAAGCTGGATTAAACAGATACTTATTTGAATTTGCTAACTTAAGAGAACACGATTCTTGGGTACATATGAATGAACCTGAAGCTGCTACTGAAAAAGCTAAAGATTTAGTCCGTATGGCAGTTGCTAAAGTAAGATTATTAGAACCTTTAGAACCTCATATGGTAGACGTAAATAACAATGCTCTTGTTATTGGTGGTGGAGTTACTGGTATCCAAACTGCTTTAGATTTAGGTGATATGGGATTCCATACTTATTTAGTTGAAAGAAACCCAACCATTAGTGGTAGGATGGGTCAATTAGATAAAACTTTCCCTACTCTTGATTGTTCAATGTGTATCTTAGCACCTAAGATGGTAGATTGTGGTAAACATGAAAACATTGAATTAATCACTTATGCAGAAGTAACTGATGTTGACGGATACATTGGTAACTTTACTGTAACTGTAAACAAAAAAGCAAGATACGTTGATGAAGAGACCTGTACTGGTTGTGGTCAATGTACTGAAGTTTGTCCTATCGAAATACCTAACTACTTTGATGAAGGTATTGGTATGACTAAAGCTGCATACATTCCATTCCCTCAAGCTGTACCATTATGTGCTACTATTGATAAAGATTACTGTATTGAATGTGGTCTCTGTGTATCAGCTTGTGAACGTGGTTCTATTGACCTTGATCAACAACCTGAAGAAATTAAACTTGAAGTAGGTACTATTATTGCTGCTACTGGATACGACCCATACGATCCTTCCGGTAAATATGAATATGGTTACGGTAGATACTCTAATGTCATTACTGGTTTAGAAATTGAAAGGATGATTAACGCATCTGGTCCTACTACCGGACATGTTATTAAACCTTCCGATGGTGAAACTCCTAAACGTGTTGCATTTATCCACTGTGTAGGTTCAAGAGATGAACAAATTGGTAAACCATATTGTTCAAGGGTATGTTGTATGTACTCCATGAAGAATGCACAATTATGTATTGATCACGAACCAGATACAGAAGTAACCTGTTACTACATGGATATTCGTGCATTTGGTAAAGGATTCGAAGAATTCTACAAAACTTCCCAAGAAAAATACGGTATTGAATTCTTAAGAGGTAGACCTGCTCAAATTATCGAAAACGATGATTTAACTTTAACCATTAGAGCTGAAGATACTTTACTTGGTAAAGTAACTGAATACACCTATGATTTAGTTGTATTATCTGTTGGTTTAGAACCTCCTGCAGGATCTAACGAATTAAGACAAACCTTAGGAATCTCCAAATCTTCTGACGGATTCTATATGGAAGCTCACCCTAAATTAAGACCTGTAGATACTTTAACCGATGGTGTTTACATTGCAGGTGTAGCTCAAGGTCCTAAAGATATTCCTGATTCCGTAGCTCAAGGTTCAGCTGCAGCTGCTCGTGCTGCTATCCCAATGTCTCAAGGTAAAGTAGCAATTGAACCAATTATTGCTTCCTCCGATGAGAACCTTTGTGGTGCATGTGAGGTTTGTGTAGAACTTTGTCCATTCAGTGCTATTAGTATTGTTGGAGAAGAAGGTGCAAAACACGCTGAAATTAATGCTGCATTATGTAAAGGATGCGGTACCTGTGTAGGTGCTTGTCCTTCAGGTGCTATGGATCAAAACCACTTTAAAACAGATCAAATCATGGCACAAATCGATGCTGCATTTGAAGATATGTAA
- a CDS encoding AEC family transporter produces MSLEYTFLVILIIIFLGYFSKRIGLLEVNNVDTLNKIVINIAMPCLVFYSLYNTNISLIPKLGILPIVNIIVAGISGLITYIILSIKKFETKTKWSVVLVAAMANTGFFGYPLILGVFGNDGLIRAIFYDVGTTLLFIIFNLLLLILFGGKLEKVIKKILTFPLLWAVVLGLLFNVANIPIGPVVSNVLVYLKALTVPLIMLSLGLSIDFRGLKNSLNMAAFTSVIKLVIAPILAVFVLKLFGVGGFEFQISVIEAAMPPAMLALALAINFDLDFHVASDCIFIDMMVSLITLPIIMSIV; encoded by the coding sequence ATGAGTTTAGAATATACATTTTTAGTTATATTAATCATTATTTTCTTAGGTTATTTTTCTAAAAGAATTGGTTTATTAGAGGTTAATAATGTAGATACACTAAATAAAATCGTTATTAATATAGCTATGCCTTGTTTAGTTTTTTATTCATTATATAATACAAATATTTCATTAATTCCTAAATTAGGTATTCTACCGATTGTAAACATTATTGTAGCAGGAATTAGTGGTTTAATAACTTATATAATATTGAGTATTAAAAAATTTGAAACTAAGACAAAGTGGAGTGTAGTACTTGTTGCAGCTATGGCAAATACTGGTTTTTTCGGTTATCCGTTAATTTTAGGAGTATTTGGTAATGATGGATTAATTAGGGCTATATTCTATGATGTAGGTACTACATTATTATTTATTATATTTAATCTATTGCTATTGATTTTATTCGGTGGAAAACTGGAGAAGGTTATAAAAAAAATCTTAACATTTCCATTGTTATGGGCTGTGGTATTAGGTTTATTATTTAATGTTGCAAATATACCAATTGGACCTGTTGTATCAAATGTATTAGTATATCTTAAAGCATTAACTGTCCCATTGATCATGCTATCATTAGGTTTATCTATAGACTTCAGAGGATTGAAAAATAGTTTAAACATGGCAGCTTTTACATCAGTAATTAAACTTGTTATTGCTCCTATCCTTGCTGTTTTTGTGTTAAAACTATTTGGTGTAGGTGGTTTTGAATTTCAAATATCTGTAATTGAAGCTGCTATGCCTCCGGCAATGTTAGCACTAGCACTTGCAATTAATTTTGATTTGGATTTCCATGTTGCATCTGATTGTATTTTTATTGATATGATGGTCAGTCTAATTACATTACCTATTATAATGTCTATTGTTTAG
- the radA gene encoding DNA repair and recombination protein RadA, whose product MVELEDLPNVGEKTAQKLRDAGFADMMRLATATAKELSVKAEIGEGVAEKVIEAARKSEKIDFETAYDVMERRKDIGHITVGSEAFDELIGGGIETQSITEVFGEFGSGKSQISHELAVTVQLPLEQGGLDAECVYIDTENTFRPERIEQIADRFELDHEEVLQKIHVARAFNSSHQILMAEKINELIQSGCNVKLVIVDSLMAHFRAEYVGRESLAVRQQKLNQHLHVLQQLANTYNLAVFITNQVQARPDAFFGSPTKATGGHVLGHASTYRIWLKKGLAGKRIARLVDSPHLPEGECVYKITNEGVVD is encoded by the coding sequence ATGGTAGAATTAGAAGATTTACCTAATGTTGGTGAAAAAACTGCTCAAAAGTTAAGAGATGCTGGATTTGCTGATATGATGAGATTAGCAACAGCTACTGCTAAAGAATTATCTGTAAAAGCTGAAATTGGTGAAGGTGTTGCTGAGAAGGTTATCGAGGCGGCTCGTAAATCTGAAAAAATTGATTTTGAAACTGCATATGATGTAATGGAAAGAAGAAAAGATATTGGTCATATTACAGTTGGAAGTGAAGCTTTTGATGAATTAATTGGTGGGGGTATTGAAACTCAATCCATCACTGAAGTATTTGGAGAGTTTGGTTCAGGTAAAAGTCAAATTTCCCATGAACTTGCAGTTACAGTACAATTACCTCTAGAACAAGGCGGTCTTGATGCGGAATGTGTATATATTGATACAGAAAATACATTTAGACCTGAACGTATCGAACAAATTGCAGATAGATTTGAACTAGATCATGAAGAGGTTTTACAGAAGATCCATGTTGCAAGAGCCTTTAATTCATCTCACCAAATATTAATGGCTGAAAAAATTAATGAACTTATTCAAAGCGGATGTAATGTTAAACTTGTAATTGTTGATTCATTAATGGCTCATTTCAGAGCTGAATATGTTGGAAGGGAATCATTAGCTGTAAGACAACAAAAACTTAACCAACATTTACATGTTCTTCAACAATTAGCTAACACTTATAATTTAGCTGTGTTCATTACAAACCAAGTCCAAGCAAGACCTGACGCATTCTTTGGTAGCCCTACTAAGGCAACTGGAGGTCATGTTCTAGGACATGCTTCTACTTATAGAATCTGGCTTAAAAAAGGTTTAGCTGGTAAAAGAATAGCTAGACTTGTTGACAGTCCTCATTTACCTGAAGGTGAATGTGTATATAAAATTACTAACGAGGGAGTAGTAGATTAG